In Paracoccus aerodenitrificans, the following are encoded in one genomic region:
- the hisA gene encoding 1-(5-phosphoribosyl)-5-[(5-phosphoribosylamino)methylideneamino]imidazole-4-carboxamide isomerase: protein MILYPAIDLKDGNCVRLLRGDMEAATVFGTDPAAQARAFQDAGAEWLHLVDLNGAFAGQPVNAAAVEAILAATSIPAQLGGGIRDMATISMWLEKGLKRVILGTVAVENPDLVREAAAAFPGQVAVGIDAREGLVATKGWAEETQINATDLARSFEDAGVTAIIYTDIDRDGAMGGPNIPATEALARAVSIPVIASGGVSSMQDLTALRDTGIIAGAISGRALYDGAIDLNEALRALA, encoded by the coding sequence ATGATCCTTTACCCCGCCATCGACCTGAAGGACGGCAATTGCGTACGCCTGCTGCGCGGCGACATGGAGGCGGCGACAGTCTTCGGCACCGATCCGGCGGCGCAGGCGCGGGCCTTTCAGGATGCGGGCGCGGAATGGCTGCATCTGGTGGATCTGAACGGCGCTTTCGCGGGTCAGCCGGTCAATGCGGCAGCGGTCGAGGCGATCCTTGCTGCGACCAGCATTCCCGCTCAGCTTGGCGGAGGGATCCGCGATATGGCGACAATCTCGATGTGGCTTGAGAAGGGCCTGAAACGTGTGATTCTCGGGACGGTCGCCGTCGAAAACCCCGATCTGGTCCGCGAGGCCGCCGCCGCCTTTCCCGGCCAGGTCGCTGTCGGCATCGATGCGCGGGAGGGCTTAGTTGCCACCAAGGGATGGGCGGAGGAAACACAGATCAACGCCACCGATCTTGCGCGAAGCTTCGAGGATGCCGGGGTCACGGCCATCATCTATACCGATATCGACCGCGACGGTGCGATGGGCGGCCCGAATATTCCCGCAACCGAAGCGCTTGCCCGTGCGGTTTCCATTCCGGTCATCGCCTCGGGCGGAGTCTCGTCGATGCAGGACCTGACCGCGCTGCGCGACACCGGGATCATTGCCGGAGCGATATCAGGCCGTGCACTCTATGACGGCGCGATTGATCTGAATGAGGCGCTGAGGGCGCTTGCCTGA
- a CDS encoding DUF2147 domain-containing protein, which yields MRKFILAAVFGLAAGAASADPIEGLWQTQPDEGAFAYVQIGPCGGAFCGTITRTFRDGGQEFQSPNIGKQIVIDMAPQGGGEYRGRVLRPADDKIYSGKASVNGNRMSLSGCVAGGLICKSQAWAKLQ from the coding sequence ATGAGGAAATTCATTCTCGCCGCTGTATTCGGCCTTGCCGCCGGTGCCGCATCCGCAGATCCGATTGAAGGTCTGTGGCAGACCCAGCCGGATGAGGGCGCTTTCGCTTATGTCCAGATCGGCCCGTGCGGCGGCGCGTTCTGCGGCACGATCACCCGCACTTTCCGGGATGGCGGGCAAGAATTCCAGTCCCCGAATATCGGCAAGCAGATCGTGATCGACATGGCCCCTCAGGGCGGCGGCGAATATAGAGGCCGGGTGCTGAGACCGGCCGATGACAAGATCTACAGCGGCAAGGCTTCGGTCAACGGCAACCGGATGAGCCTGTCGGGCTGTGTCGCGGGCGGGCTGATCTGCAAAAGCCAGGCCTGGGCAAAGCTGCAATAA
- the hisH gene encoding imidazole glycerol phosphate synthase subunit HisH has translation MLVALVDYDSGNLHSAEKAFALMGRKSGAGITVTSDPDVVSRADRIVLPGDGAFPACKAALDAVPGMVEALREAVENRAVPFMGICVGMQMLADTGHEYRDTAGLGWIGGEIDAIRPDDLALKVPHMGWNELRLHRDHPVLEGISTGDHAYFVHSWQFHPADPAHLLADAEYGGEVTAIVGRDNIIGTQFHPEKSQTVGLRIIENFLSWNP, from the coding sequence ATGCTTGTCGCTCTGGTCGATTACGACAGCGGCAATCTGCATTCGGCGGAAAAGGCTTTTGCGCTGATGGGGCGGAAATCAGGGGCCGGGATCACGGTGACCTCTGACCCCGATGTCGTGAGCCGTGCCGACCGGATCGTGCTGCCCGGCGACGGGGCGTTTCCGGCCTGCAAGGCCGCTCTGGACGCGGTGCCGGGCATGGTCGAGGCGTTGCGCGAGGCGGTGGAAAACCGTGCCGTGCCCTTCATGGGTATCTGCGTCGGCATGCAGATGCTGGCCGATACCGGCCATGAATATCGCGATACGGCGGGCCTTGGCTGGATCGGCGGGGAAATCGACGCGATCCGCCCTGACGACCTGGCGCTGAAAGTGCCTCATATGGGCTGGAATGAGCTGCGCCTGCACCGCGATCATCCGGTGCTGGAGGGGATCAGCACGGGCGATCACGCCTATTTCGTCCATAGCTGGCAGTTCCATCCCGCCGATCCGGCTCATCTGCTGGCCGATGCCGAATATGGCGGGGAGGTCACGGCCATTGTCGGGCGTGACAATATCATCGGCACGCAGTTCCATCCCGAGAAATCGCAGACCGTGGGGCTGCGCATCATCGAAAATTTCCTGAGCTGGAACCCGTAA
- the hisB gene encoding imidazoleglycerol-phosphate dehydratase HisB produces MREASVTRNTAETQIEVRIALDGTGSYDNQTGVGFFDHMLDQLSRHSLIDLTLRAQGDTHIDDHHTVEDCGIAIGQALAKALGDKRGIRRYGAFHLAMDDALIRAALDLSGRPYLVWNVDFPTAKIGTFDTELVREFFQALSTHGGITLHVDCLHGLNSHHIAEAAFKAVARALREAVEPDPRMSGVLPSTKGAL; encoded by the coding sequence ATGAGAGAGGCATCCGTCACCCGCAACACCGCGGAAACCCAGATCGAGGTCAGGATCGCCCTTGATGGAACCGGGTCCTATGACAACCAGACCGGGGTCGGGTTTTTCGACCACATGCTGGACCAGCTTTCCCGCCACTCGCTGATCGATCTGACGCTGCGTGCGCAGGGTGATACGCATATCGACGATCACCACACCGTAGAGGATTGCGGCATCGCCATCGGTCAGGCGCTTGCGAAGGCGCTTGGCGACAAGCGCGGTATCAGGCGTTACGGCGCGTTCCATCTGGCGATGGACGATGCGCTGATACGCGCGGCTCTGGATCTGTCGGGGCGGCCTTATCTGGTGTGGAATGTGGATTTCCCGACCGCGAAAATCGGGACATTCGATACCGAGCTAGTGCGGGAATTCTTTCAGGCCCTGTCGACTCATGGCGGGATCACGCTGCATGTCGATTGCCTGCACGGACTCAACAGCCATCACATCGCCGAGGCCGCTTTCAAGGCCGTTGCCCGTGCGCTCCGCGAGGCGGTCGAGCCGGATCCGCGCATGTCGGGCGTACTGCCTTCGACGAAAGGGGCGCTTTGA